Proteins encoded in a region of the Coregonus clupeaformis isolate EN_2021a chromosome 9, ASM2061545v1, whole genome shotgun sequence genome:
- the LOC121574015 gene encoding prolyl 4-hydroxylase subunit alpha-2 isoform X1 translates to MRKHLSLLALALVCCCFWSVQAEVYTSIGQMTDLIYTEKELVQSLKEYIQAEESKLAAVKSWANKLDVLTRASTSDPEGYLAHPVNAYKLMKRLNTEWSELESLVLQDPSDVFISNMTVHRQFFPDEEDEKGAAKALMRLQDTYKLDSESFSNGKLPGMHHNAILTVDDCYDMGKTAYNEADYYHAVLWMQQALKQIDAGEEHVVSKADVLDYLSYSVYQMGDLPRAIELTRRLVAIDSSHQRAGGNLRYFEKLLSKQLKELNQEVQEPATEEPIQLGTYKRPKDSLPEREIYEGLCRGEGVKMTTERRSRLYCRYHDGNRNPRLLLQPMKEEDEWDSPHIVRYLNALSDSEIEKIKELAKPRLARATVRDPKTGVLTTANYRVSKSAWLEGEEDPIIERVNQRIEDITGLTTQTAELLQIANYGVGGQYEPHFDFSRKDEPDAFKTLGTGNRVATFLNYMSDVEAGGATVFPDFGAAIYPKKGTAVFWYNLFRSGAGDYRTRHAACPVLVGSKWVSNKWIHERGQEFRRPCGMTEVD, encoded by the exons ATGAGGAAACACCTGTCTCTCCTAGCCCTGGCTCTGGTTTGCTGCTGCTTCTGGAGCGTTCAGGCTGAAGTCTACACCTCTATAG GTCAAATGACAGacctgatatacacagagaaggAGTTGGTTCAGTCCCTGAAAGAATATATTCAAGCAGAGGAGTCCAAACTTGCTGCTGTGAAAAG CTGGGCTAACAAGCTGGACGTGCTGACTCGTGCCTCCACTTCAGACCCAGAGGGCTACCTGGCCCACCCCGTCAACGCCTACAAGCTGATGAAGAGACTCAACACGGAGTGGTCCGAGCTGGAGAGCCTGGTGCTGCAGGACCCCTCAGACG TGTTCATCTCCAACATGACAGTACACAGGCAGTTCTTCCCTGACGAGGAGGATGAGAAAGGTGCTGCCAAGGCTCTGATGCGTCTCCAGGACACGTACAAACTGGACTCAGAGAGCTTCTCCAACGGCAAACTGCCAG GGATGCACCACAACGCCATCCTGACAGTGGATGACTGTTACGACATGGGGAAGACGGCGTACAACGAGGCAGACTACTACCACGCGGTGCTGTGGATGCAGCAGGCCCTCAAGCAGATTGATGCAGGGGAGGAGCACGTGGTGTCCAAGGCTGATGTCCTGGACTATCTCAGCTACTCCGTCTACCAGATGGGAGACCTGCCCCGTGCCATCGAGCTGACACGCCGCCTAGTGGCCATCG ACTCTAGCCACCAGAGGGCAGGAGGCAACCTGCGTTACTTTGAGAAGCTGCTGTCCAAGCAGCTGAAGGAGCTGAACCAGGAGGTCCAGGAGCCGGCCACAGAGGAGCCCATCCAGCTGGGGACCTACAAGAGACCCAAGGACTCCCTGCCTGAGAGGGAGATCTATGAGGGCCTGTGCAGGGGAGAGGGAGTCAAAATG ACCACTGAGAGGCGCAGCCGGCTGTACTGCCGCTACCATGACGGAAACAGGAACCCTCGCCTGCTGCTCCAGCCCATGAAGGAGGAGGACGAGTGGGACAGCCCACATATCGTCCGCTACCTCAACGCCCTGTCAGACTCAGAAATTGAGAAGATTAAGGAGCTGGCCAAGCCCAGG CTTGCAAGAGCTACTGTTCGAGACCCAAAAACAGGCGTTCTGACCACAGCAAACTACAGGGTATCAAAAAG TGCCtggctggagggggaggaggacccTATTATTGAGCGTGTCAACCAGAGGATAGAGGACATCACAGGTCTGACAACGCAGACTGCCGAGTTACTCCAG ATTGCTAACTACGGGGTCGGAGGACAATATGAGCCACATTTTGATTTCTCCAGG AAAGATGAACCTGATGCTTTCAAAACATTAGGCACTGGAAATCGTGTGGCTACTTTTTTAAATTAC ATGAGTGATGTTGAAGCGGGAGGAGCAACTGTGTTCCCAGACTTTGGAGCAGCTATCTATCCCAAAAAG GGAACTGCAGTCTTCTGGTACAACCTCTTTAGGAGCGGAGCGGGAGACTACAGGACCAGACACGCTGCCTGTCCTGTGTTAGTAGGAAGTAAATGGG TGTCCAACAAATGGATCCACGAGCGAGGTCAGGAGTTCAGGAGGCCATGTGGCATGACAGAAGTGGACTGA
- the LOC121574015 gene encoding prolyl 4-hydroxylase subunit alpha-2 isoform X2, translating into MRKHLSLLALALVCCCFWSVQAEVYTSIGQMTDLIYTEKELVQSLKEYIQAEESKLAAVKSWANKLDVLTRASTSDPEGYLAHPVNAYKLMKRLNTEWSELESLVLQDPSDVFISNMTVHRQFFPDEEDEKGAAKALMRLQDTYKLDSESFSNGKLPGMHHNAILTVDDCYDMGKTAYNEADYYHAVLWMQQALKQIDAGEEHVVSKADVLDYLSYSVYQMGDLPRAIELTRRLVAIDSSHQRAGGNLRYFEKLLSKQLKELNQEVQEPATEEPIQLGTYKRPKDSLPEREIYEGLCRGEGVKMTTERRSRLYCRYHDGNRNPRLLLQPMKEEDEWDSPHIVRYLNALSDSEIEKIKELAKPRLARATVRDPKTGVLTTANYRVSKSAWLEGEEDPIIERVNQRIEDITGLTTQTAELLQIANYGVGGQYEPHFDFSRRPQDIMVDGNRLATFLNYMSDVEAGGATVFPDFGAAIYPKKGTAVFWYNLFRSGAGDYRTRHAACPVLVGSKWVSNKWIHERGQEFRRPCGMTEVD; encoded by the exons ATGAGGAAACACCTGTCTCTCCTAGCCCTGGCTCTGGTTTGCTGCTGCTTCTGGAGCGTTCAGGCTGAAGTCTACACCTCTATAG GTCAAATGACAGacctgatatacacagagaaggAGTTGGTTCAGTCCCTGAAAGAATATATTCAAGCAGAGGAGTCCAAACTTGCTGCTGTGAAAAG CTGGGCTAACAAGCTGGACGTGCTGACTCGTGCCTCCACTTCAGACCCAGAGGGCTACCTGGCCCACCCCGTCAACGCCTACAAGCTGATGAAGAGACTCAACACGGAGTGGTCCGAGCTGGAGAGCCTGGTGCTGCAGGACCCCTCAGACG TGTTCATCTCCAACATGACAGTACACAGGCAGTTCTTCCCTGACGAGGAGGATGAGAAAGGTGCTGCCAAGGCTCTGATGCGTCTCCAGGACACGTACAAACTGGACTCAGAGAGCTTCTCCAACGGCAAACTGCCAG GGATGCACCACAACGCCATCCTGACAGTGGATGACTGTTACGACATGGGGAAGACGGCGTACAACGAGGCAGACTACTACCACGCGGTGCTGTGGATGCAGCAGGCCCTCAAGCAGATTGATGCAGGGGAGGAGCACGTGGTGTCCAAGGCTGATGTCCTGGACTATCTCAGCTACTCCGTCTACCAGATGGGAGACCTGCCCCGTGCCATCGAGCTGACACGCCGCCTAGTGGCCATCG ACTCTAGCCACCAGAGGGCAGGAGGCAACCTGCGTTACTTTGAGAAGCTGCTGTCCAAGCAGCTGAAGGAGCTGAACCAGGAGGTCCAGGAGCCGGCCACAGAGGAGCCCATCCAGCTGGGGACCTACAAGAGACCCAAGGACTCCCTGCCTGAGAGGGAGATCTATGAGGGCCTGTGCAGGGGAGAGGGAGTCAAAATG ACCACTGAGAGGCGCAGCCGGCTGTACTGCCGCTACCATGACGGAAACAGGAACCCTCGCCTGCTGCTCCAGCCCATGAAGGAGGAGGACGAGTGGGACAGCCCACATATCGTCCGCTACCTCAACGCCCTGTCAGACTCAGAAATTGAGAAGATTAAGGAGCTGGCCAAGCCCAGG CTTGCAAGAGCTACTGTTCGAGACCCAAAAACAGGCGTTCTGACCACAGCAAACTACAGGGTATCAAAAAG TGCCtggctggagggggaggaggacccTATTATTGAGCGTGTCAACCAGAGGATAGAGGACATCACAGGTCTGACAACGCAGACTGCCGAGTTACTCCAG ATTGCTAACTACGGGGTCGGAGGACAATATGAGCCACATTTTGATTTCTCCAGG CGTCCTCAGGACATCATGGTCGATGGAAATAGACTTGCTACCTTCCTGAACTAC ATGAGTGATGTTGAAGCGGGAGGAGCAACTGTGTTCCCAGACTTTGGAGCAGCTATCTATCCCAAAAAG GGAACTGCAGTCTTCTGGTACAACCTCTTTAGGAGCGGAGCGGGAGACTACAGGACCAGACACGCTGCCTGTCCTGTGTTAGTAGGAAGTAAATGGG TGTCCAACAAATGGATCCACGAGCGAGGTCAGGAGTTCAGGAGGCCATGTGGCATGACAGAAGTGGACTGA
- the LOC121574015 gene encoding prolyl 4-hydroxylase subunit alpha-2 isoform X3: MRKHLSLLALALVCCCFWSVQAEVYTSIGQMTDLIYTEKELVQSLKEYIQAEESKLAAVKSWANKLDVLTRASTSDPEGYLAHPVNAYKLMKRLNTEWSELESLVLQDPSDVFISNMTVHRQFFPDEEDEKGAAKALMRLQDTYKLDSESFSNGKLPGMHHNAILTVDDCYDMGKTAYNEADYYHAVLWMQQALKQIDAGEEHVVSKADVLDYLSYSVYQMGDLPRAIELTRRLVAIDSSHQRAGGNLRYFEKLLSKQLKELNQEVQEPATEEPIQLGTYKRPKDSLPEREIYEGLCRGEGVKMTTERRSRLYCRYHDGNRNPRLLLQPMKEEDEWDSPHIVRYLNALSDSEIEKIKELAKPRLARATVRDPKTGVLTTANYRVSKSAWLEGEEDPIIERVNQRIEDITGLTTQTAELLQIANYGVGGQYEPHFDFSRRPQDIMVDGNRLATFLNYKDEPDAFKTLGTGNRVATFLNYMSDVEAGGATVFPDFGAAIYPKKGTAVFWYNLFRSGAGDYRTRHAACPVLVGSKWVSNKWIHERGQEFRRPCGMTEVD; the protein is encoded by the exons ATGAGGAAACACCTGTCTCTCCTAGCCCTGGCTCTGGTTTGCTGCTGCTTCTGGAGCGTTCAGGCTGAAGTCTACACCTCTATAG GTCAAATGACAGacctgatatacacagagaaggAGTTGGTTCAGTCCCTGAAAGAATATATTCAAGCAGAGGAGTCCAAACTTGCTGCTGTGAAAAG CTGGGCTAACAAGCTGGACGTGCTGACTCGTGCCTCCACTTCAGACCCAGAGGGCTACCTGGCCCACCCCGTCAACGCCTACAAGCTGATGAAGAGACTCAACACGGAGTGGTCCGAGCTGGAGAGCCTGGTGCTGCAGGACCCCTCAGACG TGTTCATCTCCAACATGACAGTACACAGGCAGTTCTTCCCTGACGAGGAGGATGAGAAAGGTGCTGCCAAGGCTCTGATGCGTCTCCAGGACACGTACAAACTGGACTCAGAGAGCTTCTCCAACGGCAAACTGCCAG GGATGCACCACAACGCCATCCTGACAGTGGATGACTGTTACGACATGGGGAAGACGGCGTACAACGAGGCAGACTACTACCACGCGGTGCTGTGGATGCAGCAGGCCCTCAAGCAGATTGATGCAGGGGAGGAGCACGTGGTGTCCAAGGCTGATGTCCTGGACTATCTCAGCTACTCCGTCTACCAGATGGGAGACCTGCCCCGTGCCATCGAGCTGACACGCCGCCTAGTGGCCATCG ACTCTAGCCACCAGAGGGCAGGAGGCAACCTGCGTTACTTTGAGAAGCTGCTGTCCAAGCAGCTGAAGGAGCTGAACCAGGAGGTCCAGGAGCCGGCCACAGAGGAGCCCATCCAGCTGGGGACCTACAAGAGACCCAAGGACTCCCTGCCTGAGAGGGAGATCTATGAGGGCCTGTGCAGGGGAGAGGGAGTCAAAATG ACCACTGAGAGGCGCAGCCGGCTGTACTGCCGCTACCATGACGGAAACAGGAACCCTCGCCTGCTGCTCCAGCCCATGAAGGAGGAGGACGAGTGGGACAGCCCACATATCGTCCGCTACCTCAACGCCCTGTCAGACTCAGAAATTGAGAAGATTAAGGAGCTGGCCAAGCCCAGG CTTGCAAGAGCTACTGTTCGAGACCCAAAAACAGGCGTTCTGACCACAGCAAACTACAGGGTATCAAAAAG TGCCtggctggagggggaggaggacccTATTATTGAGCGTGTCAACCAGAGGATAGAGGACATCACAGGTCTGACAACGCAGACTGCCGAGTTACTCCAG ATTGCTAACTACGGGGTCGGAGGACAATATGAGCCACATTTTGATTTCTCCAGG CGTCCTCAGGACATCATGGTCGATGGAAATAGACTTGCTACCTTCCTGAACTAC AAAGATGAACCTGATGCTTTCAAAACATTAGGCACTGGAAATCGTGTGGCTACTTTTTTAAATTAC ATGAGTGATGTTGAAGCGGGAGGAGCAACTGTGTTCCCAGACTTTGGAGCAGCTATCTATCCCAAAAAG GGAACTGCAGTCTTCTGGTACAACCTCTTTAGGAGCGGAGCGGGAGACTACAGGACCAGACACGCTGCCTGTCCTGTGTTAGTAGGAAGTAAATGGG TGTCCAACAAATGGATCCACGAGCGAGGTCAGGAGTTCAGGAGGCCATGTGGCATGACAGAAGTGGACTGA